The following proteins come from a genomic window of Flavobacteriaceae bacterium MAR_2010_188:
- a CDS encoding Uncharacterized conserved protein YbjT, contains NAD(P)-binding and DUF2867 domains: protein MGKSAIVLGATGLTGGLLLNKLLENEVYDSVLVFGRNSCGINHPKLKETLVDLFALENYKDQFKADIVFCCIGTTKSKTPDKKTYQKIDKGIPVKAANISKANGINTFMVMSSMGADENSRIFYNRTKGEMEKEVINAKVNKTYILRPSLIKGDREKTRLGEKIGGAVMDLLSPIMIGDLKKYRPITAKQIVDCMLYLAKHQYEKQIIISDEIMEIAAKE from the coding sequence ATGGGAAAATCCGCGATTGTATTGGGCGCCACAGGTCTTACTGGTGGTTTGCTCTTAAATAAATTGCTAGAGAATGAAGTGTATGATTCTGTTTTGGTCTTTGGCCGAAATAGCTGCGGAATTAATCATCCAAAATTAAAAGAAACACTGGTTGATCTTTTTGCTCTCGAAAATTATAAAGATCAATTTAAGGCAGATATCGTTTTCTGTTGTATCGGAACCACTAAATCCAAAACTCCGGACAAAAAAACCTATCAAAAGATAGATAAAGGCATTCCGGTAAAAGCGGCTAACATTTCTAAAGCCAATGGAATTAATACCTTTATGGTCATGTCTTCTATGGGAGCTGATGAAAATAGTCGGATTTTCTACAATAGGACCAAAGGTGAAATGGAAAAAGAAGTAATTAACGCCAAGGTTAATAAAACTTATATCTTGAGGCCATCTTTGATAAAGGGCGATAGAGAGAAAACTCGCTTAGGTGAAAAAATAGGTGGTGCGGTTATGGATTTGCTCTCGCCGATAATGATTGGAGATTTAAAAAAATACCGTCCTATAACGGCAAAGCAGATTGTAGATTGTATGTTGTATCTCGCCAAACATCAATATGAGAAACAGATTATAATTTCTGACGAAATCATGGAAATCGCTGCGAAGGAATGA
- a CDS encoding Sugar or nucleoside kinase, ribokinase family, with translation MSKLVIVGTVAFDAIETPFGKTDKILGGAATFIGLAASNFDVDSAIVSIVGGDFPVEYINLLERRGIDVSSLEVVENGKTFFWSGKYHNDMNTRDTLATELNVLADFDPIVPEHYKDAEIVVLGNLHPMVQIGVLNQMSKKPRLAILDTMNFWMDSALDDLHKVIAMVDVITINDEEARQLTGEYSLVVAARKIHEMGPKYVVIKKGEHGALLFHKDEIFYAPALPLEEVFDPTGAGDTFAGGFAGYLASVDNISFNSMRNAVIYGSTLASFCVEKFGTERMLDLRPEEINKRLEQFKKLTQFEIKPS, from the coding sequence ATGAGCAAATTAGTAATAGTGGGGACGGTAGCATTTGATGCCATTGAAACACCATTTGGAAAAACAGATAAAATCCTGGGCGGTGCCGCCACATTTATAGGTTTAGCCGCTTCTAATTTTGATGTAGATAGTGCAATAGTTTCTATTGTCGGTGGCGACTTTCCTGTTGAATATATAAATCTTTTAGAACGACGAGGAATAGATGTTTCGTCTTTAGAAGTTGTTGAGAACGGAAAAACCTTTTTCTGGAGCGGAAAATATCATAACGATATGAATACTCGCGACACCTTGGCAACAGAATTAAATGTTCTTGCAGATTTTGATCCTATCGTTCCAGAACATTACAAAGATGCAGAAATCGTAGTTTTAGGAAACTTGCATCCCATGGTACAAATTGGTGTTCTTAACCAAATGTCTAAAAAACCTAGGTTGGCAATACTCGACACCATGAATTTTTGGATGGATAGCGCCTTGGATGATCTTCATAAAGTTATCGCGATGGTCGATGTAATTACTATCAATGATGAAGAAGCAAGACAGCTAACCGGAGAATATTCTCTGGTTGTTGCTGCTAGAAAAATCCATGAAATGGGTCCTAAGTATGTTGTCATCAAAAAAGGAGAACATGGTGCCCTATTGTTTCATAAAGATGAAATATTTTATGCCCCTGCATTGCCTTTAGAAGAAGTATTTGACCCTACCGGAGCTGGCGATACATTTGCCGGCGGTTTTGCTGGTTATTTGGCCAGTGTGGACAACATTTCTTTTAATAGCATGAGAAACGCCGTTATCTATGGATCTACCTTGGCCTCATTTTGTGTTGAAAAATTTGGAACCGAGCGTATGCTCGATCTAAGGCCCGAAGAAATAAATAAGCGCTTAGAACAATTTAAGAAACTGACTCAATTTGAAATTAAACCATCATAA
- a CDS encoding acyl carrier protein, which yields MSDIASRVKAIIVDKLGVDENEVVTEASFTNDLGADSLDTVELIMEFEKEFDIQIPDDQAENIATVGQAISYIEEAK from the coding sequence ATGTCAGACATTGCATCAAGAGTAAAAGCGATTATCGTAGACAAATTAGGTGTCGATGAAAACGAGGTTGTAACAGAGGCTAGCTTCACAAATGATTTGGGAGCAGATTCTTTAGACACTGTAGAATTAATCATGGAATTCGAAAAAGAATTCGACATCCAAATACCAGACGACCAAGCAGAAAACATAGCTACAGTTGGTCAAGCTATTTCCTATATAGAAGAAGCAAAATAA
- a CDS encoding amidophosphoribosyltransferase, whose amino-acid sequence MSDIIKHECGIALIRLLKPLEYYKEKYGSAFYGVNKMYLMMEKQHNRGQDGAGFASIKLDTQPGERYISRVRSVAQQPIQDIFAQINERVNLEFSEHPEYQNDVSLQKRKIPYIGELLLGHVRYGTFGGNSVESVHPFLRQNNWMHRNLIVAGNFNMTNVTELFENLVNLGQHPKERADTITIMERIGHFLDDAVAKVYKKLKKEGYSKREASPMIAERLNVAKILKRSAKNWDGGFIMAGLLGHGDSFVLRDAAGIRPAYYYKDDEVVVVASERPVIQTVFNVKFEDVHELEPGHAIITKKSGSVSIDRIMDPLERKACSFERIYFSRGSDAEIYQERKKLGKLLMPKVLKAIDYDTKNTVFSYIPNTAETSFYGMVETLEVYLNEKKTKAILDGKGELSSEKVTEILSERARVEKVAIKDVKLRTFITEDRSRDDLVAHVYDVTYGVVKRDDNLVIIDDSIVRGTTLKKSIIKMLDRLHPKKIVIVSSAPQIRYPDCYGIDMAKLEDLVAFRAMLELLKEHDKYHMIDEVYQKCKKQVELHDKDVKNFVKDLYSQFTAEEISAQISKLVSDESINAEIVTIFQTIDNLHLACPKNLGDWYFTGNYPTVGGNRVVNKAFINFVEGNNERAY is encoded by the coding sequence ATGAGTGACATTATAAAACATGAATGTGGTATTGCCTTAATTAGGCTTCTTAAACCTCTAGAATATTATAAAGAGAAATATGGGAGTGCTTTCTACGGGGTTAATAAAATGTACCTCATGATGGAGAAGCAACATAACCGTGGACAAGATGGTGCGGGCTTCGCCAGTATTAAGCTCGACACCCAGCCAGGCGAAAGATATATCAGTAGGGTTAGGTCCGTTGCTCAACAACCCATTCAGGATATTTTTGCCCAGATAAACGAACGGGTGAATTTGGAATTTTCGGAGCATCCAGAGTATCAAAACGATGTGAGCCTGCAAAAAAGAAAAATCCCTTATATCGGCGAGTTACTTCTTGGTCACGTGCGTTATGGAACCTTTGGAGGGAATAGTGTAGAATCTGTACATCCGTTTTTAAGGCAAAATAATTGGATGCATAGGAATTTGATCGTAGCGGGTAATTTTAATATGACCAACGTAACCGAGCTTTTCGAGAATTTGGTAAATCTTGGGCAGCATCCTAAAGAAAGGGCAGACACTATTACGATTATGGAAAGAATCGGGCATTTCTTGGATGATGCCGTCGCGAAAGTTTATAAAAAATTGAAAAAGGAAGGATATTCTAAAAGGGAGGCATCACCTATGATTGCCGAAAGATTGAATGTTGCAAAGATTTTGAAGCGTTCTGCAAAAAATTGGGATGGTGGTTTTATAATGGCCGGGTTATTAGGTCATGGTGATTCTTTTGTTTTAAGGGACGCGGCAGGTATTAGACCAGCATATTATTATAAAGATGACGAAGTTGTAGTCGTGGCGTCTGAAAGACCGGTTATTCAAACTGTTTTTAATGTAAAATTTGAAGACGTTCACGAACTAGAACCAGGACATGCTATCATTACTAAAAAATCGGGCAGCGTTTCCATTGACAGGATTATGGATCCGTTAGAAAGAAAAGCTTGTTCCTTTGAAAGAATCTACTTCTCTAGAGGTAGCGATGCAGAGATTTATCAAGAAAGAAAGAAGTTGGGTAAACTTTTAATGCCTAAAGTTTTGAAGGCAATTGATTATGACACTAAAAATACCGTTTTTTCATATATTCCGAATACAGCCGAAACTTCCTTTTATGGAATGGTAGAAACTTTAGAAGTTTACCTTAACGAAAAGAAAACCAAAGCGATTCTAGATGGCAAAGGTGAACTCTCTTCGGAGAAAGTCACAGAAATTCTGTCAGAACGTGCAAGAGTAGAAAAAGTAGCGATCAAGGATGTCAAATTAAGAACCTTTATCACTGAAGACCGCAGCAGGGACGATTTGGTAGCTCACGTTTATGATGTTACCTATGGCGTTGTAAAAAGGGATGATAATTTGGTCATTATAGATGATAGTATTGTAAGAGGTACAACCTTGAAGAAAAGTATCATTAAGATGTTAGATAGACTTCACCCTAAAAAGATAGTCATTGTTTCGTCTGCGCCACAAATTCGATATCCAGATTGTTATGGAATCGATATGGCGAAATTGGAAGACCTAGTAGCTTTTAGGGCAATGCTCGAACTATTGAAGGAGCATGATAAATACCATATGATTGATGAAGTCTATCAGAAGTGCAAAAAACAAGTTGAGTTACATGATAAGGATGTTAAGAACTTTGTGAAGGACTTATACTCACAATTCACGGCCGAAGAAATATCTGCTCAAATTTCTAAGTTAGTATCCGACGAAAGTATCAATGCAGAGATTGTGACCATCTTCCAAACTATCGATAATCTGCATTTAGCCTGTCCTAAGAACTTAGGTGACTGGTATTTTACAGGAAATTATCCTACTGTTGGAGGCAACCGGGTTGTAAATAAGGCATTTATAAACTTTGTTGAAGGAAATAACGAGCGCGCTTATTAA
- a CDS encoding DNA polymerase-4, whose protein sequence is MNEKLPFRKIIHVDMDAFYASVEQMDNPELRGKPIAVGGSSKRGVVSAASYEARKFGVRSAMSGMQARRNCPELIFVKTRFDRYREISNQIRAIFYDFTDLVEPLSLDEAYLDVTQNKIGHPSASIIAKKIRKRILDEVGLTASAGISINKFIAKVASDYNKPNGQKTVNPEEVEEFLEALDIRKFYGVGKVTAEKMYQLGIFTGKDLKARSLEFLEENFGKSGSYYYEVVRGIHRSEVKPNRIRKSLAAERTFNENLSSEIFMLEKLNIIAEEVSKRLVKGDVKGKTITLKIKYSDFTLQTRSKTINKYVSDKKQILRIAEQLLYQEKLKDSVRLLGISLSNLNTEKEEKLEEQDIVSEQLEFEF, encoded by the coding sequence ATGAACGAAAAACTTCCATTTAGAAAGATAATCCACGTAGATATGGATGCTTTCTACGCTTCCGTTGAGCAAATGGATAATCCTGAACTAAGAGGAAAACCGATTGCAGTTGGTGGTAGTTCCAAACGTGGCGTGGTTAGCGCCGCAAGTTATGAAGCAAGGAAATTCGGGGTTAGGAGCGCCATGAGCGGAATGCAAGCAAGACGGAACTGCCCAGAACTCATATTTGTAAAGACAAGATTCGACCGTTATCGTGAAATATCCAATCAGATTAGAGCGATTTTTTATGATTTTACGGATTTGGTAGAACCTTTATCATTAGATGAAGCTTATCTCGATGTTACCCAAAACAAAATCGGGCATCCCTCGGCCAGTATCATTGCAAAAAAGATTAGAAAGCGGATTTTAGATGAAGTTGGTCTTACTGCTTCAGCCGGGATTTCCATCAATAAATTTATCGCCAAAGTTGCCAGCGATTATAATAAACCCAATGGCCAAAAGACGGTAAATCCTGAAGAGGTTGAAGAATTTCTTGAAGCTCTGGACATCAGAAAGTTTTACGGAGTAGGAAAGGTTACTGCGGAAAAAATGTATCAGCTCGGAATTTTCACGGGAAAAGATTTAAAAGCAAGAAGTCTAGAATTTCTTGAGGAGAATTTCGGTAAATCTGGAAGCTATTATTACGAAGTTGTTAGAGGCATTCATAGAAGCGAAGTAAAACCGAATAGAATAAGAAAATCCTTGGCCGCCGAAAGAACCTTCAACGAAAATCTTTCCAGCGAAATTTTTATGCTAGAGAAATTGAATATTATTGCCGAAGAAGTTTCTAAGCGCCTAGTTAAAGGAGATGTAAAAGGGAAAACCATCACCTTAAAGATTAAGTACAGTGATTTTACCTTACAGACGCGGAGCAAGACGATAAACAAATACGTCTCGGATAAAAAACAAATTCTTAGGATCGCAGAACAACTTCTTTATCAAGAGAAATTAAAGGATTCGGTAAGGTTGCTGGGAATTTCGCTGTCAAATTTAAATACCGAAAAGGAGGAAAAATTAGAAGAACAAGATATTGTAAGTGAACAGTTAGAATTTGAGTTTTAG
- a CDS encoding pyruvate kinase, which translates to MLKRKKTKIVATLGPATSTKEVLKGMLDAGVDVFRVNFSHADYDAVTERIGMIRELNEEFGYNAAILADLQGPKLRVGVMKGEVVVNEGDEIIFATGKRFEGTKERVYMTYDNFPQDAKPGERILLDDGKLIFEVVSTDGKSEVKARVIQGGPLKSKKGVNLPNTSISQPALTEKDIEDAIFAISLKVDWMALSFVRHAEDLIQLSDLIKEHSEYKIPIIAKIEKPEAVENIDKIVAYCDGLMVARGDLGVEIPAEEVPLIQKQLVLTAKRARIPVIIATQMMETMISSLTPTRAEVNDVANSVMDGADAVMLSGETSVGSYPIQVIKQMASIIRSVEDSPLIKVPQSPPHIRTKRYITKSICYHAAHMANEINAKAISTLTNSGYTAFQISAWRPSAHILVFTSNRRILTQLSMLWGVHAFYYDRFVSTDETIDDVNDIACKKGYLDVGDMLISLAAMPIQAKGMVNTLRVTEITNCSL; encoded by the coding sequence ATGCTTAAACGTAAAAAGACAAAGATAGTTGCAACCCTAGGACCTGCAACAAGTACAAAAGAAGTTCTAAAAGGAATGCTCGATGCAGGCGTCGATGTCTTTAGGGTAAATTTTTCTCATGCAGATTACGATGCCGTTACAGAAAGAATCGGAATGATCCGTGAGCTTAATGAAGAATTTGGCTATAATGCTGCAATCCTTGCCGACCTACAAGGCCCAAAACTTAGAGTTGGGGTAATGAAAGGAGAAGTAGTGGTCAACGAAGGAGACGAAATTATCTTTGCTACCGGTAAGCGTTTTGAAGGCACCAAGGAAAGGGTCTATATGACCTACGACAATTTTCCGCAGGATGCCAAGCCAGGTGAAAGGATTTTACTAGATGATGGTAAACTCATTTTTGAAGTAGTTTCAACCGATGGTAAATCTGAAGTTAAAGCAAGAGTTATACAAGGTGGACCGTTAAAGTCCAAAAAAGGTGTAAACCTTCCGAACACATCAATCTCTCAACCCGCTCTAACTGAAAAGGATATTGAGGATGCTATTTTTGCGATTAGTCTAAAAGTAGATTGGATGGCACTTTCATTTGTTCGACACGCTGAAGATTTAATTCAGCTTTCAGACCTTATTAAAGAACATAGCGAATACAAGATTCCGATTATTGCTAAGATTGAAAAACCTGAAGCAGTTGAAAACATAGATAAAATTGTTGCCTATTGTGACGGTCTTATGGTTGCACGTGGAGATTTGGGAGTAGAAATTCCAGCGGAAGAAGTTCCATTGATTCAAAAGCAATTGGTATTAACCGCGAAACGTGCTAGAATTCCTGTAATCATCGCAACCCAAATGATGGAAACGATGATTTCTAGTTTAACCCCTACCAGGGCAGAAGTCAATGATGTCGCCAATTCCGTAATGGATGGTGCAGACGCAGTTATGTTATCTGGTGAAACCTCAGTTGGTAGTTATCCTATTCAGGTTATTAAGCAAATGGCGAGTATAATTAGGAGTGTAGAAGATTCACCGTTAATTAAGGTACCTCAATCGCCTCCGCACATTAGAACCAAGCGTTACATCACAAAATCGATTTGCTATCATGCTGCCCATATGGCCAATGAAATAAATGCGAAGGCGATTTCGACCTTGACCAATAGTGGTTATACGGCATTTCAGATTAGTGCCTGGAGACCTTCGGCCCATATTCTGGTTTTTACTTCAAACCGAAGAATCCTTACCCAACTAAGTATGTTGTGGGGAGTTCATGCATTTTATTATGACAGATTTGTTAGTACTGATGAAACTATTGATGACGTAAATGATATCGCTTGTAAAAAAGGATATTTGGACGTTGGCGACATGCTTATTAGTCTTGCCGCAATGCCGATACAAGCGAAAGGTATGGTTAACACTTTGAGAGTTACAGAAATCACAAACTGTAGTTTATAA
- a CDS encoding Thioredoxin-like, whose amino-acid sequence MKYFYLLVFLMSTQLFFGQDNLVTSNWEEAQQKAQANNKDILILVTGSEWCVTSRDMRKRVLESDDFVTYTDSKYVTYVLDLPTEGCEGEAKEIKQYQMLSDKYETEAFPAMIVVNSNGDKIKEVEGKLYKRKNVMEQLTGTTVKAL is encoded by the coding sequence ATGAAATATTTCTACCTACTTGTATTCTTAATGAGCACCCAACTTTTTTTTGGGCAAGACAATCTAGTAACTTCTAATTGGGAAGAAGCCCAGCAAAAAGCCCAAGCAAATAATAAGGATATTCTTATTTTAGTAACTGGCAGCGAATGGTGCGTCACCTCTCGAGATATGAGAAAAAGGGTTTTGGAATCAGATGATTTTGTGACCTATACCGATTCTAAATACGTCACTTACGTTTTAGATTTACCTACCGAAGGTTGTGAAGGGGAAGCCAAAGAAATTAAGCAATACCAAATGCTTTCCGATAAATATGAAACCGAAGCGTTTCCTGCGATGATCGTCGTTAATAGTAACGGAGACAAAATAAAGGAAGTTGAAGGCAAGTTATATAAAAGGAAAAATGTAATGGAGCAATTGACTGGCACTACGGTGAAAGCACTATAA
- a CDS encoding ribonuclease HI, producing the protein MSKKKKKFYTVWKGHHTGVFETWDDCKAQIKDYKGALYKSFPTFAEAKSALNGNYKDHVGKAKKFTSGLSDIQLKKIGEPNYRSISVDAAVSGNPGKMEYRGVDTKSKKELFKQGPFPEGTNNIGEFLAIVHALALLKKKDSDLFIYTDSKTAMSWVRKKTCNTKLVRSSKNEELFQLIERALSWLNTNTYSTKVVKWETKAWGEVPADFGRK; encoded by the coding sequence ATGAGTAAAAAGAAAAAGAAATTTTATACGGTTTGGAAAGGTCATCATACCGGGGTGTTCGAAACATGGGACGACTGTAAGGCACAGATAAAAGATTACAAAGGCGCTCTCTACAAATCCTTTCCAACTTTTGCGGAAGCTAAAAGCGCCCTGAACGGAAACTACAAGGACCATGTTGGAAAGGCCAAAAAATTTACGAGCGGTCTTAGTGACATTCAACTTAAAAAAATTGGCGAACCTAATTACCGATCTATTTCTGTAGATGCTGCCGTAAGCGGTAATCCGGGAAAGATGGAATATCGTGGGGTCGACACAAAATCAAAAAAAGAACTATTTAAGCAAGGACCTTTTCCTGAAGGCACTAATAATATTGGGGAATTCTTGGCAATTGTACATGCCTTGGCTTTATTGAAAAAGAAGGATTCCGATTTATTTATTTATACCGATTCTAAGACTGCGATGAGCTGGGTAAGGAAGAAAACCTGTAATACCAAATTGGTTAGGAGCAGCAAGAATGAAGAATTATTTCAATTAATTGAAAGAGCGTTAAGCTGGTTAAATACCAATACATACTCTACAAAAGTGGTAAAGTGGGAAACAAAAGCTTGGGGTGAGGTACCTGCCGATTTTGGCAGAAAATAA
- a CDS encoding RNAse III: MKFIQNILNSRSKDNGNFFLKLEKIIGFKPKSKGIYIKAFTHRSMNLKDEEGNTLNYERLEFVGDAMLGSVIAAYLYKTVPQGDEGYLTKMRSKVVSREHLNELGKELHLIDMVESRIPVNNFGNNIHGNLFESLVGAIYLDQGYKKCEQFINQRVISPHVDIEMLEGKIISYKSLLIEWCQKEKKTFDFNVYEDTGNDELKHFSVKLSINNKVIGKARATSKKKAEEKAAKRAYFALQNKMSKD; encoded by the coding sequence ATGAAATTCATTCAAAACATATTAAATTCCCGTTCTAAAGACAACGGGAATTTTTTTTTGAAGCTCGAGAAGATTATTGGCTTCAAACCTAAGTCTAAAGGAATCTACATTAAAGCCTTTACCCATCGCTCCATGAATCTTAAGGACGAAGAAGGCAATACCCTTAACTACGAACGCTTAGAGTTTGTTGGCGATGCGATGCTTGGGTCTGTTATAGCCGCTTATCTCTACAAAACTGTGCCCCAAGGTGATGAAGGCTATCTTACCAAGATGCGTTCTAAGGTCGTGAGCCGAGAACATTTAAATGAATTGGGTAAGGAGCTTCATCTAATCGATATGGTAGAAAGTCGTATCCCTGTAAACAACTTCGGAAATAACATACACGGTAATCTTTTTGAATCGTTAGTAGGCGCCATCTATTTAGACCAAGGTTATAAGAAATGTGAACAATTTATCAATCAACGTGTTATTTCCCCTCATGTTGATATTGAAATGCTGGAAGGTAAAATCATCAGTTATAAAAGTTTGCTGATTGAGTGGTGCCAGAAGGAAAAGAAAACCTTCGACTTCAATGTTTATGAAGATACCGGCAACGATGAACTTAAGCATTTTTCTGTAAAACTTTCAATCAATAATAAGGTCATCGGTAAGGCTCGGGCAACTTCCAAAAAGAAAGCGGAAGAAAAAGCCGCCAAGCGTGCCTATTTTGCGCTTCAAAATAAAATGTCAAAAGACTGA
- a CDS encoding CYTH domain-containing protein — protein sequence MIEIERKFLVRSEAFKNEALNKSEIKQGFLNSDKNRTVRIRIKDKQGFITVKGISSADGLERFEWEKEILYDEAISLLQLCEKPIIEKTRYEVDSGLHIFEVDVFYGENEGLVIAEVELASKDESYVAPIWLGNEVTGDQRYYNSNLIANPFKKWKS from the coding sequence ATGATAGAAATAGAACGTAAATTTTTGGTTAGGTCTGAAGCTTTTAAAAATGAGGCCTTAAACAAGTCAGAAATTAAGCAAGGTTTTCTAAACTCAGACAAAAACCGGACGGTAAGAATCAGAATAAAGGATAAGCAAGGATTTATCACTGTGAAAGGCATAAGTTCTGCGGACGGATTAGAACGCTTTGAATGGGAAAAGGAAATTCTTTATGACGAGGCAATAAGCCTTTTACAGCTCTGCGAAAAACCCATTATAGAAAAAACGCGCTACGAGGTAGATAGTGGTCTCCATATTTTTGAAGTTGATGTCTTTTACGGGGAAAATGAAGGATTGGTGATTGCAGAGGTTGAGTTAGCTTCGAAAGATGAAAGTTACGTAGCCCCGATATGGCTGGGGAACGAGGTGACCGGTGACCAACGCTATTATAATTCTAATTTAATTGCAAATCCCTTTAAGAAATGGAAATCATAG
- a CDS encoding 3-oxoacyl-[acyl-carrier-protein] synthase II: MELRRVVVTGLGALTPIGNTIDEYWKGLINGESGAGPITYFDAEKFKTQFACELKNFDPLEFLDRKEARKMDRFTQYALVASDEAIADSKLNLDEVDKLRVGVIWGAGIGGLETFQDEVLNFAAGDGTPRFNPFFIPKMIADIAPGNISIKHGFMGPNYTTVSACASAANAMIDALNYIRLGHCDIIVTGGSEAAVTKAGMGGFNAMHALSTRNESPKTASRPFDATRDGFVLGEGAGAIILEDYEHAKNRGAKIYAEVLGGGLSSDAYHMTAPHPDGIGVMAVMRNCLKNAGVKPEEVDHINTHGTSTPLGDVAELKAIKEVFGDHAKNIAINSTKSMTGHLLGAAGAIEAIASILAMKHGIVPPTINHVVVDENIDPELNLTLNKAQKREVNVAMSNTFGFGGHNACVLFKKID, encoded by the coding sequence ATGGAATTAAGGCGAGTAGTAGTTACCGGTTTAGGTGCTCTAACACCAATTGGCAACACAATCGATGAGTATTGGAAAGGCCTAATCAATGGTGAGAGCGGTGCTGGGCCAATAACTTATTTTGATGCTGAAAAGTTTAAAACTCAATTCGCCTGCGAACTAAAAAATTTCGATCCCTTAGAATTTCTCGACAGAAAAGAGGCTCGTAAGATGGACCGTTTTACGCAGTATGCGTTGGTCGCATCGGATGAAGCTATTGCTGATTCAAAGTTAAATCTTGACGAAGTAGATAAACTAAGGGTTGGAGTTATATGGGGTGCAGGTATTGGCGGTCTTGAAACATTTCAAGATGAAGTTTTAAATTTTGCGGCTGGGGACGGTACGCCTAGGTTTAATCCTTTCTTTATTCCAAAGATGATTGCCGATATAGCTCCTGGAAACATATCCATTAAACATGGATTTATGGGCCCAAACTATACCACGGTATCTGCATGCGCATCTGCTGCAAACGCAATGATTGATGCTCTTAATTATATAAGGTTAGGGCATTGTGATATTATTGTTACCGGTGGGAGTGAAGCCGCAGTGACCAAGGCGGGTATGGGAGGATTTAATGCCATGCATGCCTTGTCAACCAGAAATGAAAGTCCTAAAACGGCATCGCGTCCATTTGACGCAACCCGGGATGGTTTTGTCCTAGGTGAAGGTGCTGGTGCTATTATTTTAGAAGATTATGAACATGCTAAGAACCGAGGTGCGAAAATATACGCCGAAGTTCTAGGTGGTGGATTATCTTCTGATGCATATCACATGACTGCCCCGCATCCTGACGGAATCGGGGTTATGGCAGTTATGAGAAACTGTTTAAAGAATGCCGGAGTTAAGCCAGAGGAGGTTGATCACATCAACACGCACGGAACTTCGACACCTTTGGGCGATGTAGCAGAGTTAAAAGCGATTAAGGAGGTTTTTGGAGATCACGCCAAAAACATTGCTATAAATTCAACAAAATCTATGACCGGTCATTTGTTAGGAGCGGCTGGCGCGATTGAAGCAATTGCTTCAATTCTTGCCATGAAGCACGGAATTGTGCCACCAACAATAAACCACGTAGTTGTAGATGAAAATATAGACCCAGAATTAAATTTAACCCTCAATAAGGCTCAAAAACGTGAAGTTAATGTGGCAATGAGCAATACCTTTGGTTTTGGCGGTCACAACGCATGCGTTCTATTCAAAAAAATCGATTAA
- a CDS encoding formyltetrahydrofolate-dependent phosphoribosylglycinamide formyltransferase, protein MKRVVIFASGSGSNAENIIKFFSNSKTASVVLVLTNNPHAKVLERCKVLGTSAISFNSTSFYKTDHIKLLLESLKPDLIVLAGFLWKFPSNLLEAFPDKVINVHPALLPNYGGKGMYGKHVHEAIINNKEQESGITIHYVNANYDEGNIIFQAKCTIDEMDTADNLAYKIHGLEMEHFPKVIEKLLETESNQ, encoded by the coding sequence ATGAAACGTGTTGTAATCTTTGCTTCCGGAAGTGGAAGTAACGCCGAAAATATAATAAAGTTTTTTAGCAACAGTAAAACTGCCTCTGTTGTTCTTGTCCTAACGAACAATCCGCATGCCAAAGTTTTAGAGCGCTGCAAGGTTCTAGGAACTAGCGCAATTTCATTTAACAGCACTTCTTTTTACAAAACCGACCATATAAAGTTGCTTCTAGAATCTCTTAAGCCCGATTTGATTGTGCTCGCCGGATTTCTATGGAAATTCCCCAGCAACCTCTTAGAGGCTTTTCCTGATAAAGTAATCAATGTCCATCCAGCCCTTTTACCCAATTATGGAGGAAAGGGGATGTATGGTAAGCATGTTCATGAAGCTATTATTAATAACAAGGAGCAAGAATCTGGTATCACTATCCATTATGTAAATGCAAACTATGATGAAGGAAATATAATCTTTCAAGCTAAATGTACAATCGACGAAATGGATACTGCGGATAATTTGGCGTACAAGATTCACGGATTGGAAATGGAACATTTTCCAAAAGTGATAGAGAAGTTGTTAGAAACAGAAAGTAATCAATAA